acagtttagtAAAATAATCCAAGCTGTTGAAGATATTAAAACCTCCACAGAGCTCTGAGTTCTTCATCACACACCAGAGAAGAAAGCCCGACTCGTTTGTTTGAATCATGTTTTTCTGATTACACATCGACATCACAGATCGCGTCACTGAGCGACTTCCTGTGGCTCCGTCAGCGGGAAACGTTCAAGACTCAACCTCAGTGGAACTTTGAggattttaaagtgaaaacattaaaacacaaagaaaatgttccGAGCAAAAATGAGCAGCAGACgatatttaaaaaacttaaatccGACTCTTCACATGTGtcgaaaaagacaaaagaagaaaagaagaagggatGACGAAGAGGACGAGAGGTGAAAGAAAGACTAACCCTAAGAAGCAACGAGGGGATGAGAGGGAAGAAGTCTAAACCTAaactaaacctaattctaactcCAGGTCTAACCCCCCCACACAGTCCTGAGTCTTTGAACAGAAGAACTGGGACAACACTGCTCCTGCTGAACACATCGTACAGGAGGAGGACACTAGTTACTAAGTTATGAACTATCTGTtttgtcctctgtctgtctctctgtctctctctgtctctgtctgtctgtcatgaCTGCAGAATAATGAAGTTTCTCTCAGAATCATGTCTTGGTCTCAGTTGCAGGACGGAGGATCTGATTGTGATTTAGACAGAGACAGaacctcagagacagagacaaagtcgTCTCTGGCAGGCCGGCTGGGGAAGTTTGTTTAAAGCTTGGATCTGTTCTACATTACATGAACTGTCTGGGACATGTTCCATTTAGTTTGACTCTTTCTTCTCGTCTGTCCCCATGCGTCTTCACAGATATtagagcagcagctcttcttctGTCAAGAAATAATCTTCTCTCATCCCATATTGTGACGTCTCATTTGAGATTTTATTCTTATAATTCATATTgttcacagtttttaaaatgctgAAGTATTTTTAGGAGGAATAAATGTTGTTGGACTTACTTTCACTGCAGATATTCAATGATTAATGACACCAGCATTATATCCCATGATGCATCATTGTTACTAAGGTGTGGACATTACAAAATACAACACTGTCATCTAGAGGAAGGACACAGTAAATACATGCAGGGCTTTTATTGTGTTGCGTCACAAACACTAAGTTGTTGCTTCAAAATCTTTCTGgaataaaacagagaaagaggcagtttggtttgaatggATTTTTTAATGATATTAAAACAAGCTGagagattataataataataactttatttatacagcacttctccaacaaataaaaaactaagcTAACATCAGTAAATAATCCAAATACTAAATGTAATCAATACAGTAACACAAACTCTAACCAGGTCAAATATGTGAATTCTGTTCAAAACAATGAAGTTTGaagctttgatttaaaggaagCTTGTGACTCAGTCTGCAGAGGGTGAGAATTAAACTCCGACTCCCAGCATGCCCCTGTTTCCAGACAACAACAGACgagcagaggagcagctggTGGACGATGAGACAGTTTGAGCTCAGAGCTCGAACATGTCTTCacagcaggaagtggagaggatCTCCAAGAAGCTGGAGAAGATGGTGCACAAGAAGAAGACGGTGAGTGACACACTGGTACTGCAGGTTCACCTCgaaatacagagaaaatacacagaaaacatacagaaatacacagaaaaatatacagaaatacccagaaaacatacagaaatactcaaaaaatatacagaaatacccagaaaacatacagaaatacacagaaaaatatacagaaatacatagaaaatacccagaaaacatgcagacatacacagaaaaacgtaggaaacagacagaaatacacGGTGATGTGAGGAGCTGCATCTTTAACTGCTGACTGAAGAAATCTCTGGAAACACACGGAGCGTGTCCCCCCCTCTGCTCCGagctttcctgctgctgtttgtgagtTTAAGACTAAATGATCAGAGTTAAATCAGATCTGAGATCTGCTCATTCACAAACATGCAGCTGAGATCAATCCTCAGCTGATTGACCTCAGCTGCATGTGTCTGTAGATCGTGTCTGTAGATTGTTCAGTGTATAAATGTAGTTGTGACCTGCTGAACAGCTTCATTGTGAAATGTGACATGATGTGTATGAGCTTCATGATCAACACATTGATTGTTAGACTgtataaattaaatgttaacATGACGTCACATTCACACAAGTAAAACCAGAATCTCACTCTGACAGCTTGAGAATCTCTGGgataaatgaaatgaagcaaaaaGAATCTGTGACACATTAACTGACTTCCTGTTAAAAACAGAATTTAGGAACAagatgaaattgaattgaatgactGGAGTTCCAGGTCTGAGTGAACTGCAGGTGCACAGTCAGACTGAATGTGCTCTGTCTCCAGGACGGTGCTCTGGACCTGCTGAGGGAGCTGACCAACATCAAGATGTCTCTGGACACCCTGCAGGTAATTAACTCCACCCCTCTGCCACGTCACCGTCACACAGATCAGGTTCCACTGATGACTCCAGTTCTAAAACTTCACTACTACTCACAATGTGGAGTAGTCCCCTCAGACCCATCACGATAGAAGGTACAGAATAGAACCTCCCAAACCTTTTCTGAAGAACTGACAGAATTACTGACATTTACTAAATCGTAcatttctcagcctctgaaACATTCAACTGAAACTTAAAGCGTCAAAGAgagatcttcttcttcttcctcttcttcttcattcacgttctttattttcagtgttttcatcgATGAAACTCTTCTGTAATCTGCTTCAGCATCTCTGTCCTCCCTCAGGCATCCAGCCAGAGTGCACACAAACTCcacttcccacaatgcatttcacctctgtccttctctccctGTAGTCGACCAGAGTGGGGATGTCTGTGAACGCTGTGAGGAAACAGAGTTCAGATGAAGACGTTCAGACTGTCGCCAGAGGCCTCATCAAGTCCTGGAAGAAACtgctaggtgtgtgtgtgtgtgtgtgtgtgtgtgtgtgtgtgtgtgtgtgtgtgtgtgggtgtgtgtgtgtgggtgtgtgtgtgtgtgtgatttcttatttgtgtgttttgtcatcaGAGGGGAAgtcggaggagaagaagaaggaaggtTCTCCTGTGAGGTCATCGTCCACCTCCAAAGAGTCCGGCTGCAGCGAGAACAGGTCACTGTCACGCATGATGTCATGACGACGTCACGCATGATGTTGTCAGTCATTACGATGACAcacatgatgtcatgatgatgtcagtCATTACAATGACAcacatgatgtcatgatgatgtcagtCATGATGTCATGACGACGTCACGCATGATGTTGTCAGTCATTACAATGACAcacatgatgtcatgatgatgtcagtCATTACAATGACAcacatgatgtcatgatgatgtcagtcatgatgtcatgatgatgtcactcaTTATGATGTCAGTCATTACGATGTCACgcatgatgtcatgatgatgtcacgCATGaagtcatgatgatgtcactcaTCATGACATCACGCACGATGTCACGATGATGTCACGCCTATTGCAGGATGAGGTCACGGTTTAcgcctcctctcttcctcagcAGAAAGACGTCTGGGGAAACTCGTGCAAACCCCGCCCCTCCCTCTCAGGTCACCTCCTTCCCCCCCGCCCCCGTCACCACCGACAGCGTCCGGAACAAGTGTCGGGAGCTGCTGGTGGCGGCGCTGCGGACTGACGGTGAGAAGATCTGAGTCTGTGGACTGATCAGGGTTCATTTGTCTTCGTACAACGAGTGAAACATGTCAACGTTTACCCTaacccttcttcttcttcagtaaCTTCTTCAGTAACTTCTTCagtaacttcttcttctttagtaacttcttcttcttcagtaacttcttcttcttcagtaacttcttcttcttcagtaaCTTCTTCagtaacttcttcttcttcagtaaCTTCTTCagtaacttcttcttcttcagtaacttcttcttcttcagtaaCTTCTTCagtaacttcttcttcttcagtaacttcttcttctttagtaACTTCTTCTTCagtaacttcttcttcttcagtaaCTTCTTCagtaacttcttcttcttcagtacacaaacagacacacgtGGTCCAAATGAAGATGTTTGTTTCAGATGATCACCAGAGCTTCGGAGTGGACTGTCAGCTGCTCGCAGCACAGATCGAGGAacatatcctgtgtgtgtgtgtgtgtttcaaatgtctggattattttaaaataaaaattatttaagTCAGGAATTCTGAGAGcatgtttttaaagtgtgtaaatttactttgatttaaaaagtaTAATTGTAAAAAGTTTTACAACGTTCATGTACATATGAAGCAGACAGTGAATAAAGAACACTAGTTATCTTTAACTCGTCGTGCTCACAGATTTTCCAGGAGTTTAAATCCACagacattaaatataaaactcGTCTACGAAGCCGCATCTCGAACCTGAAGGACCAGAAGAATCCAGACCTGCGGCGCAACGTCCTGCGTGGGAACATCTCGCCGCTGCGCATCGCCAACATGAGCTGTGAGGTGAGAGGCAGAGTGGAGGTCTGAAGTTCTCTGGTCTGAGTCTATGGTACTactacacactgtgtgtgtgtgtgtgtgtgtgtgtgtgtgtgtgtgtgtgtgtgtgtgtgcgtgtgtgcgtgtgtgcgtgtgtgcgtgtgtgcgtgtgtgcaggaGATGGCGAGTGCGGAGCTGAAGCAGATCAGAGAGACTTTGACTAAAGAGTCGATCAGAGAACATCAGCTGTCGAAGGTCGGAGGAACTGAGACTGACATGTTCATCTGCAGCAAGTGTCATGGGAAGAGCTGCACGTACACacaggtggacacacacacacacacacacttaaaaaagtATATTGGTCAGaactttactgtgtgtgtgtgtgtcttccaggTACAGACACGCAGCGCTGATGAGCCGATGACAACCTTTGTGTTGTGTAACAGCTGCGGAAACAGATGGAAGGTAAATAAATATGAAGAAGTATTTCAAAGTATTTGATAAATAATCTAAAGTGTATTTATTATCTCACCTGTAGTAGAGTGTGTACAGATCCTCGTCACCTGTCCGTCCTCTGTCCATCATCGTTTAGAGCAGAAGAGAAAAGTTATCACATGTTGTAACTGCTCATCCTTCATTCCTCACAAAGGCATTGTGGGAAATTTAGGACTAACTGACTCACAAATGTAGCGTCACCAAATAAGTAGTGATTGTCAGTAACACAGTTTCACCACATGATGGCAGCAGAAACTGTACTTCCTCACCTTCTCTTCCTCACTAAGTTTTAATTGATCAAgtttaatatgataataatacatttaaatataatgaaGAGTTTAATCACagtcttattttctttctttcagttctGTTGAAgaggacgtgtgtgtttgtgtgtgtttgtgtgtgtgcatatgtgtgcatgtgcgggtgtgcatgcgtgtgtgcgtgtgtgtatcaTTCCATCATGAAGCAAACTAAAGTGAATTGaatttggatttaaaaaaatgaattgagttattgttttactttttatttgtagaGTTTTGTTTTATGTATAAAACTAAAAGCTGTTATATGTTTGGAGGAAAGTTCATGTTGTCAAtcagtttaatttgttttatatagaACAAGTAGATTTCTTCTAAAGAAGCTTGAAGCCAgatttaaatcacattgtgtcgtCGTGGAAATGGTGGATTCTGTTTGCTGCTCTGAACATTTCTATTAAATTTGCTCTtgcatgaaaatgaaatcagttttttaattc
This sequence is a window from Paralichthys olivaceus isolate ysfri-2021 chromosome 6, ASM2471397v2, whole genome shotgun sequence. Protein-coding genes within it:
- the tcea2 gene encoding transcription elongation factor A protein 2; this translates as MSSQQEVERISKKLEKMVHKKKTDGALDLLRELTNIKMSLDTLQSTRVGMSVNAVRKQSSDEDVQTVARGLIKSWKKLLEGKSEEKKKEGSPVRSSSTSKESGCSENSRKTSGETRANPAPPSQVTSFPPAPVTTDSVRNKCRELLVAALRTDDDHQSFGVDCQLLAAQIEEHILCEFKSTDIKYKTRLRSRISNLKDQKNPDLRRNVLRGNISPLRIANMSCEEMASAELKQIRETLTKESIREHQLSKVGGTETDMFICSKCHGKSCTYTQVQTRSADEPMTTFVLCNSCGNRWKFC